TGCTAAATATAACCAGACAAATAGTGCTCAAGGCTACTAACTAGCTACATGGAGCAGTGGTTGCATGACTAATGCTCTCCACAACAAACGTGTGCATTTCATTACTGTAATGAAAACACGATCTCTCCACCACTTTCTCTTGTCACGATTTTTTAAGAGGTGGAGACAACAGTGGCCAGATTAAGCTCCAAACTGTTTTATCTGTTTACCTCATTTTCTCCAAAGAGATAGTGCCAGATGGCACCATCGTGTACTGGAAGTTAACAATGTCCACTGCCAGGTACTGTAACAGTCTTTTCACAGAGCAGGTGCTGTAGGTAGATAAATATGCTGTGTACTGAATATTATGGCCACAATTAGGACCACTTTGTTCCAACAGGGTAGTGTCTGGAGGAGCAGCAATTACTTCTAAAATGTATTAATTCCAGATGTATACTTAAGTaaatcaataaaataatgaCACAATTGAACCAGCTGAACTCACCACTGTGTAGAGTGATCACAGCCCTTGTCAAGTCAAATGAGTCCTTCAACGGAAGGGGAACTTGGTAATTATGGACACAGTCTCTACTCTAACAGGGCTAATTGAAGTTCAGAGATAGCTAATGCATGATAGATGTGGAAGGAGATGGTCTCAGTGGTGTATGGGCCTGCTGGCATGAGATCACAAGCACCAATGGGGCTGAACCTTTCACTCAGAGCTGAGAGACATCTGTTGCCAGCAGGTAACCGCAGCTTTATCATTACAAGCCAGACCCACCAATGCTTTCCTGGCATGTCGATTTAAAAGGTTATATATGTTCACCCACTAATTCAAGCTATCCTCATCATCCTTGTTTGCTAGTGACAAATGGGTGCGCCATGCAGTGCAGCAGATGGCAGGTCTAGATCATCAATCCGGGCACCCAGAAGTTTGATGGATTGGTCCTCTGAAGTCAGCAGTCTTTAACTAAAAATCAAAGAAATTTGCTTTAAAATGAGAACCCCATTGCAAACAGTGATGTGTACTAGGACTATTGAGGAGTAATACTCACACAAAGGACCCACAGTAACGGGTCACGACTCAAGCTCTCCTTTTCTGTTTCGGCTGATCTATAAGCAGTTCTTGTTTTATTAACATTTCGATCAATTGTAGTAAATATGTGGGTAAGTAGATTAACCATGGAGATAAAACTCTCAAGCTGTTCTCTTGATGGTATTTTTGCTAGAAAGGCAACAGGAATAGCAATGCTTGCTGCTGCCAAATTACAGTGTTCCCTCAAAGCAAACTGCTCCTAAATCATAGTTTTAAGGCCTAGCCTCAATCAATATTGTAGGTATTCAGAGCACGAAAAGTGAATGTTCCTGGCGTAGACATGAGCATCTTACAGATACCCCTGAAAAACGGAAATGCTGTTTCATATCATGGCAAGTTGCACTACAGAAGGTTGTACCAGCAGAGCAAATATAAGTTATTCCAAAATcccaaataaatatatatttttaaagctACAGAAAAAAGAAGCCAAAAAGGCTGCGATGAGCCCTTTCATGATGGAGGCATCTCACTATGACATGCGACCACCAGTGTGTGCAATGAATAAATCATCAGGAGCCGAGCGAAGAGTAAACAGTTGTGTATCTTCACCTCAGATGCCTGGAGAGGGCTGTCAGACACCACAGTTAACAAGGCTCACCTCCTCATCATGATGCAGACGGTGTAAAAGGAGATCTGAGGTCCAGGCCTGACACCAttactccttcctctcctcctcccaacaatcttttctcctctctctaacactAACTAACTCTGGTCTCCTCCATAGACTCTCTTGACAGTGTTATGGAACAACGATGCCGCTCAATTGGACTAACTTGCATGTAGGGAGTTCTCACACATGAAACGGACAACTGTCAAGTTGAGGGTAATGTTGCTGTGTTTGGGATAATTTTTCCTTAAGGTTTGAGCAgataaaaaaactgtaaatagaACTTTCGGAATATAGTGTTTATTTATAATTTATAATCGGCAGATACAAAAACTTCTTGAACTGTATCCAAAATGTGCAATAAATCACTTGATTTTTtccaaaagaaaaaaatacaaaagacaaaaacaatcTACTTTGGAAAATTGACAGTTAACAACAAATGTAAACTGGAGTGATGCATTTTCTACTGAGGATTTCCTAAATAGATACTAATGCTGTTTTTACTGACTGAATCTTTTTCTAACAAATTGCAGATGTATTTTCGCTCTCCCAAGATGATAAGTCATTAGGTCTATATACATCTAAATTGTGACATTCTGTTTTCCCATAGTTAAATACAAGAAAGGCAATCATATCCATTAAGCAGCACAAATGTGTATAACACATTAAATAAACTGGGGTTTGAAATTGTACCAAGATATTTGTGTAAGAAAGGAAAAACTAAAGAAGGGAAATGGTATTTACCACCAAATATATCATTGTAAACAATTACCTTCATTTGCAGAGATGCATAACATAAAACACAAATTGATGGAGCTTGTTAAGTGCTAAACAACCATGGATTCAAAATGTAGCAGTTTAACCAAGCATCAACCTCACACATTGGAGGCAATATGACAATGAATTtgggaaacaaaaaaaaacaggctACTGAAGTATTTGGAAAAATCACAGCAGAAATACTATATTTAGGTATATATCATATTGGTTCCTGTTTTTCAAAATCAAACAACAAAtggcaattaaaacagaaacacacttaATAATTACTAATGTAGTCAAAAGACTGACATTATCAATTCACATTTTAATTCTCTGAAAAAAAGCTTCAATTTGAGTCCACATTCTAGTTCTCTAGTTCCATGATAGTCATGAGTGACATTGCTGTTTTACAGGAGCCTTACCCTTTGTATCCCATAGACATGACACATCAAACCAAGGATTTGAACGCAATACAAACAGTTACACCAACACAGACCACACCTGTGCAATCAGGTGTGGGAGTTGGGACAGTTGGGACCCATTTCAACACTACCATATGGAGGACAGTATTTGTACAGTGCCTTGTGAAGGAATTCACCCCATTTCAAACTATCAACCTTATTTAATTGACACTAATTAGATTGTACTACCAGTCTAATCAAAAAAACATTCTATTAAAAAAGTATCTTTCTAATTTGTTCAAATGGAGTCTGTGAGCAACCAGTCATTCAACAAGAAATCAGCTGTGGCCCAGACCACTCACACCTCTCTTGCGTATAGAATACTTAGTTCACTAAATAACCACAAGTCATCAAGGGAAGTAGGAATCCAGAAGCAAACCATCACACTACTGAGGTTTGTGGAAGGCATGGATCATAATGATCCTGACAAAGTTCTCAGATTTAAAGTTCAGCCAGAAGAAACAAATGCTCTACGGATCTATACCCAGCACCACTCAGCAGGAGAACCTCAGACCCTTGATCACTTGCTGTGATTTAGTCAACTAAATGAAATCAAGGCatgcaaaaaaaaagtataaaacACAACTACTTTATTGCACATGTAACCAGGGGTGTGAATACTGAGGCAAATGATGACTGCATTTCATTTTCAATAAATTAGAAAATATTTCAGAATATTGGTTAAACTTTGAATATGGGTTATTGTGTGTAGACATTAGGCTGATATGTGAAACTTTTCAATAGATTGAAAGAGGATAAAGACCGTTGCCAGGCACAATAAGAGAATAAAGTTACTAGTAATGTTTCAATTTTTTAAATACATGATGGCTACCATCACTAATATCATTAATGTAGTGGATGTACATGCCTCCTGTAAACTAATGAATTACAGGCAAAGTAAGACACAATCCAATCATAAACACTGATGTAACCTCTAAACAAGGCCTCTGTCTGGTCCTCCAAATGGCAGATGTTACCAAgatgaaaacaaaaaagaaaacttcCACACAATGTTCAGCTCATGATCATCAAAACCAAGAACAAAATCCCTCTACACCCCTACATACAATCTAGATCCTTCATTTCTATACATTTCAaagaaataaactgttaacaagTCTTTTAGGTTTTTTTTTAGGTTTTTTTTATACATGCAACACCATTCAAATGTTCCTAACTGTTCCTAACTTGCTGCCTGGACGCTGTGGTATCTGGCACCTTCACATCTCGCTAACTAAGCCTAGACTATATGCACAATCTACCAACATACCAAAGTACTCTGAAATCAATTTCAAAATACTTTCTAGGACACCAATGACAAAAGATGCTCTGACTTGCGTGAAAACATGATTCCCTGTCGAAGTATACATATAAAGCACTTGTGTCACATACTATGTGCTCTTCCCTTTGCTCCAATATACAAACTCATATAGAGAAACTGAGTATGTGGGGTAGTATTGTTCCATCAGGGACAATGACGATAAGCATGATACACTTTTAATCGTAAGGTTATGATTATTTGTTACTTATAGTTGCATTTAAAAGGCCATCATACTGGCACACTAGACTTGCGTGTGCAGCAACATAGAAACCAGCATATTCTAATAGTACCTTTATTACTTGAAACAGACATGGCTACACACTGCTTGTTTACCTACTTGCAAAGTCGACCAAGTTGCTTAAAACTATTTAGATCAACGTTAGGCCTAAAACTTAGTTAGCCTAAGTAGTAACTTACTGGTAAACACCTTCAACCtactattttttattttttattattaggcCACTTTTAAAATATGTCACAATGAATTTTGAATAGTTGGAAGAACTTCAAAATGAATCATGAATTAAGAAAATTACAATCCCAAATGTAACATTTCTTCACTGCAGCATTTTCAGATGTCTAATGTCATGTGTAGTGAATTTTATACAGAAAGCAAACTATCAATAATCCTCACCGACACAACCTGCCATTCTTCCATCGTCCTTTGCAGTTACTGGGAAGAACTACCCATCTCCAGTACAGTCCTATTTGATGGAAGAATTTACCTTAAATCTgtatagcctagcctagccttaaCCCTTAGCCCTCTAACAGATTCATACATGGGTTCTATGCATTTGTGAAGGGTAGGctatacacacatactggaCACTGAAACAGTCATTGCTGGACACAAAGAGCCAATGGAACCAATCATCGCAAAAGTATGGATGTCTGTAAACCTTGTTAAATCTCTTAATTGAACCCAAAAGTGCAAGTTGCTACCATTATCCTATCTCACGTCCTCAGTAGTGCTTCTCCTGCAGGTAATCTTTCATTTTGTTGGGTAAAGGCAGTTTCTGAATTAGGTCTATCCGGGTGTACTGTCTAATCACAAACCGACACAGATACTGCAAAGAGCGCACTTGCATAAACCTCGACACAGGATTGGTCAGTCTGACAGGGTAGGTGGCCGATCCTGGTAAGCGGGATCTGGAGTAGCAGAACGCTCCGCTCTCCGAGTCCTTGATAGAGTGTTCTATCAGGTCCACAATGGACGTGTGGCCCTCAACATCCGGCTGCTCGTAGAAGCTGAACCGGCCGTTCGAGTGTTCTATCCGTGTGTGGAGAGTCTTGACCTGGGACCGGAAGCTTAGGCTGAGGAGATAGCGGTCGTCCGAGCTGTCCCTTACCAGAAAAGAGCCATCGGGCAAGTTGATCAGCTTTTCCTCCGCTTCCCAGCGAGTTATGGGGCCCCAGTACCAGCCCTGTCTGGCCAGCTTCTTCAGCTCCTCAGTCAGGCTCGTCACCACCATGGGGCCGCTGCTTTGCACCGAGTCGTACACCCGGCTGACCCCAGGGGCGGAGTTAGGGTCGAAGTTCAGGTGGCGTCTCATcctctctgccacctgactGTCAGCCGAGCCAAACCCGGAGAAAGTCCTTGGAATTTCGTTGCTAGGCAGCGGAGGtaagagaggggacagagggggcgggggctcCACCCTGGAGTTTCGAAGCGTCACTTCAGCGGAACCTAGGAGCAGCCCGTTCACTGACTGCTCCATGAAAATGTCTGGGGGCAGGTTCACCAGGTCGTGGTCTACCTGAACCTGGTCTGTGTGCAGCGAGTCACTGTCTGCCTCTGCCACCACCTCCATGGGAGAGGAGCTATCCAGGCAGAAGGAGTGGGACCCCTCAGGGTACATTCCCTCATCTAAAGGcattgtatactgtatgtagtcCTGGGGTGTGAGGCCTAGGACCACAGGCACGTGTTCGTCAATATTCAGGTGCATGTCGCCGTTCTGCGGCTGCTGCATGGTTTTCAGGGATTCTGCCTGGTCCTGGAAAATCCCCTCCATTTGGAAGTCGTGAAATTCCTTCCTGACCCCATTGAGGTTGGGACTAGGGCTTGGAGAGTGCACCATGGCTTTAACCTTTACCTCCATCTTGATGCAGGCTTCATCCGAATTTACCGGCCTAAGAGGCCATGGCGAAGGGCTGTAATGATGGCTACGGAGAGACGCAGACCTCAGGGGCCGCTGGGCTTTGACGTCATTGAAGCTGATGGGAAccgaggaggaggaaaaggtaTCGTCGTCGTCTGCTGAGCCCATGGCCGACGAGCCGCCCTTGACCTTGGCCTTCTGCTTAGCCGACAGCCTCCTCTTCAGAGAGCCCATCAGGCTCTCACTCTTAGAGCGGCCCTTGGGACCCGTCTTGTCCTCGTCAACACCTAGGTCGCAGCCCGAGAGGTCTTTGGTATAGCAGCCCCCAAACAAAGAGTCCTCTTTCGAGAAATCAGGGGCCAGCGAAGGCTGCTGTAGCATGACAAAGTCACCCTCCTCTTTGCCCTTGTTGATGTTGAGGGACTTGCGGATGGTCTTAAGGCTGATTTTCTTCATTCTGAATGGTCCGCCGAGGTGGGGGCATGGGATGTGATGACACTCCTGGTCTCCTGATGAAGGTGCTATCCACAATGTCCTCCCATCAGGCTCCACACAGCTGGTCATGCATACACGTTTGCTGGCATCCCCTGTGAGGAGACAACAGCATAAAACAGACCACTGTTAAATGTAATGTCAATGCTTATAGTAACCATCACAATTTATCATAATTTTGTGTTTGTTAATAGTGTTTTATCAATATTACAACTGTAGTAATCATGTTTAGATACTGCAGTAGTAAATTTGCCAACTATGAAATGATACCTTTTCAGTATAACCCAGTTAAAGCTACAAATTAActgttgttgctagcttgcttcTATTTTTTACAGCTGTCAACCATCTAGCAGAGCTTTTTCTGAACCATCGTGAACGGAGCTATCattatcaatgatacatattTTAACATGCAATACATATGACCGTTACCAATTATACATTTAACAATGACTTCTTCTCGCCAGTTAAAATGTGCCAGACATAATGCTAGtaagtagctaactagctaactgcATGCCTTGCTACTACTCTACTGTTTGATCAAGCAAGCTAATATTAGGCCTTGCTTCTGGGTAAACGACAAATGCAAAAGCAGCTAACTTTTTAGGCTACTCATGATGAGGTCAACTTGATATATGGACACGTAACGCAGTGTTAAGCTTTGTGGGCCTGTTGAGCTTTTGACGATGATTAAAAACTAGCTAGCAAGACAACGGCGTAGCAAATCACTAGACTAGCTGTCAGGCTAAACGAACAATGCTACTACTGGCAATGCTAGTATCTGACTAGAGGTACTGATTTGCTACTTGCCACAAAGCTAGCTAGGTATAAGCAAACTATCCAGCTAGCTGTGTCGAGatggctagctagctgtgtCGAGATGGCTAGATAACCCCGTGTTTGgaaagctagctaggctagctacttaCTCTTAGTTGAACATCTGCATGTCTGGTTTTCCGAAAATTGATTTGAATTTTCCAATAAAACAAGACGACAACAACCAGGACTGActgattagctagctagcatctagctttacagctagctagctagcaagcttagcctatttgctagctagctagctttagctgTCAAAAACATCTCTTGGAGGATCACTTTGCTGTGTTTTATTCTGGAGATTAAAAGCAGCCAACCATTCAAAGAGTGTTCTGATGTCTGGTCTACATGTTAGCTTCTTCTCGTTTCCTTTAGTGACAGAAGCAAGACTGTTCTTTCTTGTAATATAGCTACTTCCAGTCGAAACCCTTCCTTTCTTTGTTGCCTGTTGAATTGTGGGAGAACAGGCTTCTGAGAACACAGCGAATCACACGCTGAGGTCGTATCGCACCCCCAAAAAATAGTTGTGAATACCTAACACTGACAATGATTTACTTactgaaatacatttttattgagCAAATAATATAATTTTACGTATCTGTGTCTATTAACACAGTCAGTATTTGATCAATTtgtctcgcacgcacacacgcacggagAGAGATACATTCTGTTAAACTGTATTTGATCACATGATGCATCCAGCATTCAGGCAAGGAATCAGGATTGATGGACATTTTTGATTAATGCAATATTTTACAGTGAAAATGCATATGAGACAATCTCAGACAATGTACTCTGCCACTTTTAAAAGTGTCATTAATATTAAAAAGCCGGTTAGGCTCAGAAATGGAAATGCATGTAAATAAAATATTAATTATGTTTAGTACAGAAGGATGGGGAAAATACATTTAACAGGCAAATGTTATTTTTGGACTGCACAAAATCAAACAGTCAACTCTGACAACACTGTTTTTTTAGCACAAACATGCCcctgcaatcctcacacaataGCAACACTTCTGTAGACAGCAAAGACCCTGCTTGTTGCACCATTGCACAAGGAGT
The sequence above is drawn from the Osmerus eperlanus chromosome 15, fOsmEpe2.1, whole genome shotgun sequence genome and encodes:
- the LOC134034876 gene encoding suppressor of cytokine signaling 6 — its product is MTSCVEPDGRTLWIAPSSGDQECHHIPCPHLGGPFRMKKISLKTIRKSLNINKGKEEGDFVMLQQPSLAPDFSKEDSLFGGCYTKDLSGCDLGVDEDKTGPKGRSKSESLMGSLKRRLSAKQKAKVKGGSSAMGSADDDDTFSSSSVPISFNDVKAQRPLRSASLRSHHYSPSPWPLRPVNSDEACIKMEVKVKAMVHSPSPSPNLNGVRKEFHDFQMEGIFQDQAESLKTMQQPQNGDMHLNIDEHVPVVLGLTPQDYIQYTMPLDEGMYPEGSHSFCLDSSSPMEVVAEADSDSLHTDQVQVDHDLVNLPPDIFMEQSVNGLLLGSAEVTLRNSRVEPPPPLSPLLPPLPSNEIPRTFSGFGSADSQVAERMRRHLNFDPNSAPGVSRVYDSVQSSGPMVVTSLTEELKKLARQGWYWGPITRWEAEEKLINLPDGSFLVRDSSDDRYLLSLSFRSQVKTLHTRIEHSNGRFSFYEQPDVEGHTSIVDLIEHSIKDSESGAFCYSRSRLPGSATYPVRLTNPVSRFMQVRSLQYLCRFVIRQYTRIDLIQKLPLPNKMKDYLQEKHY